A part of Gemmatimonas groenlandica genomic DNA contains:
- a CDS encoding PAS domain S-box protein, whose translation MRRVLYIERDPHDARALTDFVSDQQLPLIVTVAASMGAAQALLGEESFDVVLATDDLTGSATESFAEQVVIILVEAGREATATELLRAGVDDVIIKDAARSYLNTLSWRIEFVLRRTSTSRTAAEAADRESDRRFRRLLDSTGVIVWEADASSFQFTSVSENAERLSGFTSDEWCQPGFWASRVHPEDREFAVSYCAAATARLEDHEFEYRFLCRSGEQRWISDLVTVVVEASRPRWIRGLMVDITARKQAEAAHQAAARWQHALVTHAGDAIVSTDLAGNILTFNPAAERMLGYSASEMIGRTPAVFHDAEQVVERAREFSQELGEEIAPGFDVFVAKAMRQLPNRHDWTFIRKDGSHVHVSLAVTALRGASGEIEGFMGLVTDLTSRLQAESALRASEARYRTIIEAEPECVKVVSASGELLEMNRAGLAMLEADTLEDVRGRGLAEFIVPEHRAAFGALHKQAIGGVPGLVEFEIVGLHGTRRWLETHAAPLPDADGRVDKILGITRDITVRRQAVAEQAALQAQLAQAQKLESIGRLAGGVAHDFNNMLGVILGHTEMALLEVSPDQPCHLDLKEIQNAAQRSAALTRQLLAFARKQPIEPKSLDLNSTVAATLSLLQRLIGENISVNWQGSPSLWPVWMDPSQLDQILTNLCVNARDAIATEGLGSGSMTITTRNMRVDAAYCRAHPEAIPGDFVCLAVSDTGRGMEPAIIERMFEPFFTTKRLGEGTGLGLSMVDGAVRQNRGFITVHSVVNRGTTFEIFLPRYNGEARPTFTRPLENELPRGHGTILVVEDEPSILKLTSTMLRRLGYDVLVAAGPSNAIALAEAHPGPIDLLLTDVIMPEMNGSDLATAVRQRYPKLRVLFMSGYTADIIADRGVMGASVHFVQKPFTARDLQVAVEGAIADQPPVSAP comes from the coding sequence GTGCGCCGCGTCCTCTACATCGAACGTGACCCCCACGACGCGCGGGCCCTGACCGACTTCGTCTCGGACCAGCAGCTACCGCTGATCGTGACCGTCGCTGCGTCCATGGGTGCAGCGCAGGCCCTGCTGGGCGAGGAGTCCTTCGACGTCGTGCTGGCCACTGACGATCTCACCGGCAGTGCCACCGAGAGTTTCGCCGAACAGGTGGTCATCATTCTCGTTGAAGCCGGTCGGGAAGCCACCGCGACCGAGTTGCTGCGCGCGGGTGTGGACGACGTCATCATCAAGGACGCCGCGCGAAGTTACCTCAACACGCTGTCGTGGCGCATCGAGTTCGTGCTGCGGCGGACGTCGACATCGCGCACGGCTGCGGAGGCTGCTGATCGCGAGTCGGACCGACGGTTCCGTCGGCTCCTTGATTCGACCGGAGTCATCGTCTGGGAAGCCGACGCGTCGTCGTTCCAGTTCACATCGGTGAGCGAGAATGCCGAGCGCTTGTCGGGCTTTACGTCCGACGAGTGGTGCCAGCCCGGCTTTTGGGCCAGCCGTGTTCATCCGGAAGATCGTGAGTTCGCGGTGTCGTACTGTGCGGCTGCGACCGCCCGACTCGAGGACCACGAGTTTGAGTATCGATTTCTCTGCCGAAGCGGCGAGCAACGCTGGATTTCCGATCTCGTCACGGTGGTCGTAGAAGCGAGTCGGCCTCGATGGATTCGGGGGCTCATGGTCGACATCACGGCCCGCAAGCAGGCGGAGGCCGCGCACCAAGCCGCCGCGCGTTGGCAACACGCGCTGGTCACCCACGCCGGCGATGCGATTGTCTCGACCGATCTTGCCGGCAACATTCTGACCTTCAATCCGGCAGCAGAGCGGATGCTCGGCTACTCTGCCAGTGAAATGATTGGTCGGACGCCGGCGGTGTTTCACGACGCCGAGCAGGTGGTCGAGCGCGCCCGGGAATTCTCGCAGGAGTTGGGCGAGGAGATTGCGCCCGGCTTCGACGTGTTCGTGGCGAAGGCCATGAGGCAATTGCCCAATCGCCACGACTGGACGTTTATCCGAAAGGATGGATCGCACGTTCATGTCTCGCTCGCGGTGACGGCTCTCCGGGGGGCGTCGGGCGAGATCGAAGGATTCATGGGACTGGTGACGGACCTCACCTCGCGGTTACAGGCGGAGTCTGCGCTGCGGGCGAGTGAGGCGCGCTATCGCACCATCATCGAGGCCGAGCCGGAGTGCGTGAAGGTCGTGTCCGCAAGTGGCGAGTTGCTGGAGATGAATCGGGCCGGGCTCGCAATGTTGGAAGCGGACACGCTGGAAGACGTGCGTGGACGTGGGCTCGCGGAATTCATCGTACCCGAACATCGAGCGGCCTTCGGTGCCCTGCACAAGCAGGCGATTGGCGGCGTGCCGGGCTTGGTCGAGTTCGAGATCGTTGGCTTGCACGGTACGCGGCGCTGGTTGGAAACGCACGCCGCGCCGTTGCCTGATGCAGATGGACGAGTGGACAAGATCCTCGGCATCACGCGAGACATCACGGTGCGACGACAGGCCGTCGCCGAGCAAGCCGCGCTCCAGGCGCAGCTGGCACAGGCGCAAAAGCTCGAGTCGATCGGCCGACTCGCCGGCGGCGTCGCCCACGATTTCAACAACATGCTCGGCGTGATCCTGGGCCATACCGAAATGGCGCTGCTGGAAGTGTCGCCGGATCAGCCGTGTCATCTCGACCTCAAGGAGATCCAGAATGCGGCACAGCGCTCCGCAGCCCTGACACGACAATTGCTGGCCTTCGCCCGGAAGCAGCCCATCGAGCCGAAGTCGCTCGACCTGAATTCGACAGTCGCCGCGACATTGTCGCTCTTGCAACGGTTGATCGGTGAGAACATCTCCGTCAACTGGCAGGGATCGCCGTCGCTGTGGCCCGTGTGGATGGATCCGTCGCAGCTCGATCAGATTCTGACGAACCTGTGCGTCAATGCGCGGGACGCGATCGCGACGGAAGGCCTCGGCTCCGGGTCCATGACCATCACGACGCGAAATATGCGCGTCGATGCGGCGTACTGTCGCGCACATCCCGAGGCCATTCCCGGTGACTTTGTCTGTCTTGCTGTGAGCGATACCGGGCGCGGCATGGAACCGGCCATCATCGAGCGCATGTTCGAGCCCTTCTTCACGACGAAGCGTCTGGGTGAGGGAACGGGGCTTGGTCTGTCGATGGTGGATGGTGCCGTCCGGCAGAACCGCGGCTTCATCACGGTTCACAGCGTCGTCAATCGCGGCACCACGTTCGAGATCTTCCTGCCGCGATATAACGGGGAGGCACGACCCACGTTCACGCGCCCGTTGGAGAACGAGCTACCGCGCGGACACGGCACGATTCTCGTGGTCGAGGACGAGCCGTCGATCCTGAAGCTCACGAGCACCATGCTGCGTCGTCTGGGTTACGACGTGCTGGTGGCCGCTGGACCGTCGAACGCCATTGCCTTGGCGGAGGCACACCCCGGGCCGATCGACCTGTTACTCACGGACGTCATCATGCCCGAGATGAATGGGAGCGATCTGGCCACGGCCGTGCGACAGCGCTATCCAAAGCTTCGGGTGCTCTTCATGTCCGGCTATACGGCTGACATCATCGCCGACCGAGGCGTCATGGGCGCATCGGTCCACTTCGTCCAGAAGCCCTTTACCGCGCGTGACCTGCAGGTCGCGGTGGAGGGCGCCATCGCCGACCAGCCGCCGGTGTCGGCACCATGA
- a CDS encoding APC family permease translates to MTDTSPESGALRRVLGPGTLALIFANGTIGAGIFAVPGLVAATLGSATALGYAVCAVLVMLIFLCFAEVGSRVHDSGGAYAYVETAFGPFAGFIAANLMWFGFAACSDAALADVLVSALATAAPILVQPVPRAVALIALFAFMAGVNIVGVKTGARLVVALTVLKLLPLLLLLVVGIPHINLSHIIPASMPSASTLGSGVLLLMFAFVGGEASLSASGELRNPSRTVPLGLLMGVATVVGLYFGLQLVAEGVLGADLPRQTVTPLAAAAEQLMGPWGRTMLLGAVSLSIFANVNGDLLVSPRCLYAAAKDGLLPAPLAKVHPRYDTPYVAILVFASVACALAVLGAFRSLAILGTSSVLLVDVAVCLAVLRLRQRGVQTADTPFVIPGGPLVPILGAAVCVWVLTNLSREELLGLSALVFFSGGLYLRVLRARQFKAARAARSV, encoded by the coding sequence ATGACGGACACGAGCCCTGAAAGCGGCGCGCTGCGACGCGTCCTCGGGCCCGGCACCCTCGCCCTCATCTTCGCCAACGGTACGATCGGCGCCGGCATCTTCGCTGTGCCCGGTCTCGTGGCCGCCACCCTCGGAAGTGCCACCGCACTCGGTTACGCCGTCTGCGCCGTGCTGGTGATGCTGATCTTCTTGTGTTTCGCCGAAGTGGGCAGTCGCGTGCACGACAGTGGTGGCGCGTATGCCTACGTGGAAACCGCGTTCGGTCCGTTCGCGGGATTCATCGCAGCGAATCTGATGTGGTTCGGTTTCGCCGCCTGCTCCGACGCCGCGTTGGCCGATGTGCTGGTCAGCGCCCTCGCCACCGCCGCGCCGATCCTCGTGCAGCCCGTGCCGCGGGCCGTTGCCCTCATCGCGCTGTTCGCCTTCATGGCCGGCGTGAATATCGTGGGCGTGAAAACCGGTGCGCGACTGGTCGTCGCGCTCACCGTGCTCAAACTGCTGCCGTTGCTGCTGCTGTTGGTGGTGGGCATTCCGCACATCAACCTGTCGCACATCATTCCCGCCAGCATGCCCAGCGCGTCCACACTCGGCAGCGGTGTGCTGTTGCTGATGTTCGCCTTCGTGGGCGGCGAAGCGTCGCTGTCGGCCAGTGGTGAACTGCGCAATCCCAGCCGCACCGTACCCCTGGGGCTGCTCATGGGTGTGGCGACGGTGGTCGGCTTGTACTTCGGGCTGCAGCTGGTGGCCGAGGGCGTACTGGGCGCCGACCTGCCACGGCAGACCGTCACGCCGCTGGCCGCCGCGGCCGAGCAGCTGATGGGGCCGTGGGGGCGCACCATGCTGCTGGGTGCGGTGTCGCTGTCGATCTTTGCCAACGTGAACGGCGACTTGCTGGTGTCACCGCGCTGCCTGTATGCCGCCGCCAAGGATGGACTGCTCCCGGCGCCGCTGGCCAAGGTGCATCCGCGCTACGACACGCCGTACGTGGCCATTCTGGTGTTCGCGTCGGTCGCCTGCGCGCTGGCGGTGTTGGGGGCCTTCCGGTCGCTGGCGATCCTCGGTACGTCGTCGGTGCTGCTGGTGGACGTGGCCGTCTGCCTTGCCGTGCTGCGCCTGCGTCAGCGAGGCGTGCAGACGGCGGACACCCCCTTCGTCATCCCCGGTGGACCGCTCGTCCCGATTCTCGGGGCCGCCGTCTGCGTTTGGGTGCTCACGAACCTGTCGAGGGAAGAGCTGCTCGGGCTCAGCGCCCTGGTCTTCTTCTCCGGCGGCCTGTATTTGCGCGTCCTGCGTGCTCGTCAGTTCAAGGCGGCCCGGGCGGCGCGGTCCGTGTAA
- a CDS encoding aminotransferase class V-fold PLP-dependent enzyme — protein sequence MPTDRSRRDFVKSAAILGAAAAVAPSSAAAAAHTPPSNSHSAPLTPHPGALYDVARDEAYWTQVAAKYRITPRTTNMEAGYFGMMALPVLEAYHRYIDRANSESSYFARREFPAMMRTARERVATFVGAKPTELAFTRGATEALQALIGQYNRLQPGDTIMYADLDYNAMQWAMNALAARCQSKVVTLDIPEPASHDNILAAYTKALDANPRTKLLLLTHCNNKTGLLLPVGDIAKLAKARGVDVMVDAAHSFGQVPLTMADMGADFVGLNLHKWIGAPVGAGALYIREDRLSAIDRAHADESAPLDRIESRIHTGTTHFATVMTIPDAIDFQLSIGIPQKAARLRYLRDRWVHAVADVKGVSILTPEDAALTGAITGFRLHNRGTGEANRALATTLHDEFGIFTFQRTGLAKGDCVRVTPTLYNTPADADKLAVAIRTIAARG from the coding sequence ATGCCTACAGATCGCTCCCGTCGGGATTTCGTGAAGAGCGCGGCCATTCTCGGTGCCGCCGCCGCCGTCGCCCCAAGCAGCGCCGCAGCCGCCGCCCACACGCCGCCGTCGAACAGCCACAGCGCCCCCCTCACGCCGCACCCCGGCGCGTTGTACGACGTGGCGCGCGACGAGGCCTACTGGACGCAGGTCGCCGCCAAGTACCGCATCACGCCGCGCACCACGAACATGGAAGCGGGCTACTTCGGCATGATGGCGCTGCCCGTGCTCGAGGCGTATCACCGCTACATCGATCGCGCCAACAGCGAGAGCTCGTACTTCGCGCGTCGTGAGTTTCCCGCCATGATGCGCACCGCCCGCGAGCGCGTTGCCACCTTCGTGGGGGCCAAGCCCACCGAACTCGCCTTCACGCGCGGGGCGACCGAGGCGCTGCAGGCCCTGATCGGGCAGTACAATCGCCTGCAGCCCGGCGACACAATTATGTACGCCGACCTCGATTACAACGCGATGCAGTGGGCCATGAACGCGCTCGCCGCGCGCTGCCAGTCCAAGGTCGTCACCCTCGACATCCCCGAGCCGGCGTCGCACGACAACATCCTTGCGGCGTACACCAAAGCGCTCGACGCCAATCCGCGCACCAAGCTGCTGCTGCTCACGCACTGCAACAACAAAACGGGCTTGCTGCTACCGGTTGGTGATATCGCCAAGCTGGCCAAGGCGCGCGGAGTAGACGTCATGGTCGATGCGGCGCACTCGTTCGGACAGGTGCCGCTCACCATGGCCGACATGGGCGCCGACTTCGTGGGGCTCAATCTGCACAAGTGGATCGGTGCGCCCGTCGGTGCCGGCGCGCTCTACATCCGCGAAGACCGCCTCAGCGCCATCGATCGTGCCCACGCCGACGAAAGCGCACCACTCGACCGCATCGAGAGCCGCATTCACACCGGCACCACGCACTTCGCCACCGTGATGACGATCCCCGATGCCATCGACTTCCAGCTCAGCATCGGCATCCCGCAAAAGGCGGCCCGCCTGCGCTATCTGCGCGATCGCTGGGTGCACGCCGTGGCCGACGTGAAAGGCGTGAGCATTCTCACACCCGAAGACGCCGCACTCACCGGAGCCATCACCGGCTTCCGCTTGCACAACCGTGGCACCGGCGAGGCCAACCGCGCGCTCGCCACCACACTGCACGACGAATTCGGCATCTTCACCTTTCAGCGCACCGGACTCGCCAAGGGTGACTGTGTGCGCGTCACGCCCACGCTGTACAACACCCCCGCCGACGCCGACAAACTGGCGGTCGCCATTCGCACCATCGCCGCCCGAGGCTGA
- a CDS encoding M20 family metallo-hydrolase yields the protein MKRRTFLGHAGALASMPLVMPYLSSAFHDVPAAAPLRVNGARLNEWLTRFDSIGRTPTGINRVAYSEADLAGRAFTQQLLRDAGFTPRIDTAGNIYARLEGTNRALKPILIGSHVDSVTDGGNFDGPVGSFGAIEVARTLREKGTRLRHPLDVVIWQNEEGGTTGSKTAIGEMNDVELAKVARSGKTIRDGIGIIGGDVSRLAESVKKKGDIACYIELHIEQGGLLEKAGKQIGVVQGIVGLRWFEVTITGFANHAGATPMDQRQDAMLAAAKFTVAVNDAVRAEPGRQVATVGRMVVSPNTTNVIPGQVVMTVDLRDLDQAKIEHFTEVFERLAREIGAATKTTFAFKRLTDSKPAVSDPQVMNWIESSATALGLSSQRMPSGAGHDAQEIAHIAPMAMIFIPSVGGISHSPKEFSRAADITNGADVLLNAVLAADASPAAGPP from the coding sequence GTGAAGCGTCGTACTTTTCTCGGACACGCCGGTGCGCTGGCGTCGATGCCGCTCGTCATGCCGTACCTGTCCAGCGCGTTCCACGACGTTCCCGCCGCCGCGCCCCTGCGCGTGAACGGCGCGCGCCTCAACGAGTGGCTCACCAGGTTCGACAGCATCGGACGCACGCCCACCGGCATCAATCGCGTGGCGTATTCCGAAGCCGATCTCGCCGGACGCGCCTTCACGCAGCAGCTACTGCGCGACGCCGGCTTTACGCCGCGCATCGATACCGCCGGCAACATCTACGCGCGACTCGAAGGCACCAATCGCGCGCTGAAACCCATTCTCATCGGCTCGCATGTCGATTCGGTCACCGATGGTGGCAACTTCGACGGCCCCGTGGGATCGTTCGGTGCCATCGAAGTGGCGCGCACGTTGCGTGAGAAGGGCACACGCCTGCGCCATCCGCTCGATGTCGTGATCTGGCAGAACGAAGAAGGCGGGACGACCGGCAGCAAGACCGCCATCGGCGAGATGAACGACGTCGAGCTCGCGAAAGTCGCGCGCTCCGGCAAGACCATCCGCGACGGCATCGGTATCATTGGTGGCGACGTATCGCGGCTTGCCGAGTCGGTGAAGAAGAAAGGCGACATCGCCTGTTACATCGAACTGCACATCGAACAGGGTGGCCTGCTCGAAAAAGCCGGCAAGCAGATCGGCGTGGTGCAGGGCATCGTGGGACTGCGCTGGTTCGAAGTCACCATCACCGGCTTCGCCAATCACGCCGGCGCCACGCCGATGGATCAGCGACAGGACGCCATGCTCGCCGCCGCCAAGTTCACGGTCGCCGTGAACGACGCCGTGCGGGCAGAACCCGGTCGACAGGTGGCCACCGTGGGTCGCATGGTGGTGTCGCCCAACACCACCAACGTCATCCCCGGTCAGGTCGTCATGACGGTCGACCTTCGAGATCTCGACCAAGCCAAGATCGAGCACTTCACCGAAGTGTTCGAGCGACTCGCTCGCGAGATCGGTGCGGCCACCAAAACCACGTTTGCCTTCAAGCGGCTCACCGACAGCAAGCCCGCCGTCTCCGACCCGCAGGTCATGAACTGGATCGAATCCAGCGCGACGGCGCTCGGCCTGTCGTCGCAGCGCATGCCCAGTGGTGCCGGTCACGACGCGCAGGAGATTGCGCACATCGCCCCCATGGCCATGATCTTCATTCCGAGTGTGGGTGGCATCAGTCATTCGCCCAAGGAGTTCTCGCGCGCGGCCGACATCACCAACGGCGCCGACGTGCTGCTCAACGCCGTCCTCGCGGCCGACGCCAGCCCAGCGGCCGGTCCGCCGTGA
- a CDS encoding amidohydrolase: MHPTRFRDCFRSTRSLVAGLSALAAVPASAPALLAQGATPPAATTAAAPVDPRLEKLKAEALVMVESRAKQVQEIVDMLFSFQELGFQEFESQRYITTLLAKEGFTIEKGVAGIPSAWTAKWSYGTGKPEISLGSDVDGIPQASNKPGVGYKDPMVTGGPGHGEGHNSGQAVNIVAAIVVKQLMQRDKINGTLLLWPGIAEEQMAGKAFLVRAGIFKNTDVTLFTHVGNDLGVSWGASGSSALLSAEFRFKGSSAHAAGSPWSGKSALDAVMLMGQGWEYKREHLRLQQRSHYVIKDGGDQPNVVPSTASIWFYFREQDYPRTMALFEVGKKVAEGAAMMTDTKLDTILILGSGWSGHFSKPIAQAMHANVQTVGMPKWDDKDQTLAKGIQKELGSPDFGLSEQVNKELRGAETPQNWMGGGSDDIGDVSWNMPTITLRYPSNIPGLPGHNWANAIAMATPIAHKGALAGAKVQALTMLDIMLTPKVVADAWDYFKNVQTKNVTYTPFIRPQDMPPTYLNADIMARYKTQLQKFYYDPTKFKTYMEQLGIEYPTVRPQVVAPKGDDGREKQ; encoded by the coding sequence GTGCATCCGACCCGCTTTCGCGACTGCTTTCGCAGTACCCGTTCCCTCGTTGCCGGCCTCTCGGCACTAGCCGCTGTGCCGGCCTCTGCGCCCGCGCTGCTGGCCCAGGGAGCGACCCCGCCGGCCGCCACCACCGCGGCTGCACCCGTCGACCCCCGCTTGGAGAAGCTCAAGGCCGAAGCGCTGGTGATGGTCGAATCCCGCGCCAAGCAGGTGCAGGAGATCGTGGACATGCTCTTCTCGTTCCAGGAGCTCGGCTTCCAGGAATTCGAGTCGCAACGCTACATCACGACCCTGCTGGCCAAGGAAGGTTTCACCATCGAGAAGGGCGTGGCGGGTATCCCGTCGGCGTGGACGGCCAAGTGGAGCTACGGCACGGGCAAGCCGGAGATTTCTCTCGGCTCCGATGTGGACGGCATTCCGCAGGCCAGCAACAAGCCGGGCGTGGGCTACAAGGATCCGATGGTGACGGGTGGCCCCGGTCATGGTGAAGGACACAACTCGGGACAGGCCGTGAACATCGTGGCCGCGATCGTGGTGAAGCAGCTCATGCAGCGCGACAAGATCAACGGCACGCTGCTGCTGTGGCCGGGCATCGCCGAAGAGCAGATGGCGGGCAAGGCGTTCCTCGTGCGTGCCGGAATCTTCAAGAACACCGACGTCACGCTGTTCACGCACGTCGGCAACGACCTCGGCGTGTCATGGGGCGCCAGCGGCTCGAGCGCGTTGTTGTCGGCCGAGTTCCGCTTCAAAGGCTCGAGCGCGCATGCGGCCGGTTCGCCGTGGAGCGGCAAAAGCGCACTCGACGCGGTCATGCTGATGGGACAGGGGTGGGAGTACAAGCGCGAGCATCTCCGGCTGCAGCAGCGCTCGCACTACGTGATCAAGGACGGCGGTGATCAGCCGAACGTGGTTCCCAGCACGGCGAGCATCTGGTTCTACTTCCGCGAGCAGGACTATCCGCGCACGATGGCGCTGTTCGAAGTCGGCAAGAAGGTGGCCGAGGGTGCCGCGATGATGACCGACACGAAGCTCGATACGATTCTGATTCTGGGCTCGGGCTGGTCGGGACACTTCAGCAAGCCGATTGCGCAGGCGATGCACGCCAATGTGCAGACGGTGGGCATGCCGAAGTGGGATGACAAGGACCAGACGCTGGCGAAGGGCATTCAGAAGGAACTCGGTTCACCCGACTTCGGCTTGTCCGAGCAGGTGAACAAGGAACTGCGTGGTGCCGAGACGCCGCAGAACTGGATGGGTGGCGGATCCGACGATATCGGCGACGTGTCATGGAACATGCCGACGATCACGCTGCGCTATCCGTCGAACATTCCGGGCTTGCCGGGGCACAACTGGGCGAACGCGATCGCCATGGCGACGCCGATCGCGCACAAGGGCGCCCTGGCCGGCGCCAAGGTGCAGGCGCTCACGATGCTCGATATCATGCTCACACCCAAGGTCGTCGCCGACGCGTGGGATTATTTCAAGAACGTGCAGACGAAGAACGTGACGTACACGCCATTCATCCGCCCGCAGGACATGCCGCCAACGTACCTGAACGCCGACATCATGGCGCGCTACAAGACGCAGCTGCAGAAGTTCTACTACGACCCCACGAAGTTCAAAACGTATATGGAACAGCTGGGCATCGAGTATCCGACGGTAAGGCCGCAGGTGGTGGCACCGAAGGGCGACGACGGACGGGAAAAGCAGTAA